Below is a window of Streptomyces sp. ITFR-16 DNA.
GGACGCGCTGCGGGACCTGCACGCCCGGTTCGCCGCAGTGGACGAGGGCGAACTCGCCGACTACATCCCGCAGCTGGCCCTGGCCGACCCGGATGCCTTCGGGCTGGCCCTGATCAGCATGGACGGCCACCGGTACGGCACGGGTGACGCCGACGCCCCCTTCACTCTCCAGTCCGTGTCGAAACCCTTCGTCTACGCCCTGGCCCTGGACCTCCTCGGGCTCGACGAGGTCTCCCGATGGGTGAACGCCGAGCCCAGCGGCGAGGCGTTCAACGCCATCAGCCTGGAGCGGCGCACCGGGCGCCCGGCCAACGCCATGGTCAACGCGGGCGCCATCGTCACCACCGCCCTGATCCCCGATGCCCCGGGCGCCCCGAGGTTCGGCCGGATCCTGGACTGCCTGGGCCGGTTCGCAGGCCGCCCGCTCGACGTCGACGAGCGGGTGTACGCCTCCGAGGTCGTCACCGGCGACCGCAACCGCGCCCTGGCCTATCTCATCCGCAGCAACGGACCCCTGCCCATGGACCCGGTGGCGGCGGTGGAGACGTACTTCCGCCAGTGCTCGGTACGGGTCACGGCCCTGGACCTCGCCGCGATGGCGGCGACCCTCGCGAACGGCGGCGTCAACCCGCTGACCGGGGACACCGTGGTGCCGGAGCCCGTGGCGGCCCAGGTGCTCGCCGTGATGGCTACCTGCGGGATGTACGACGCCTCCGGCGACTGGCTGCTGCGGGTGGGGCTGCCGGCCAAGAGCGGGGTGTCCGGCGGGCTGATCGCCGCGGGACCCGCCCGGTTCGGGCTGGCTGCCTACAGTCCGCGGCTGAACCCGGCCGGGACCTCCGTGCGGGGACAGCTGGCGATCGCGTCGCTGTCGCGCCGGCTCGGCCTGCACCTCATGCACAACCCGGCGCTCGCGGGCTCCACCGTCACCCTGGTCACCACCGCCGACGACCTGCCGCTCGCGCCGAGGGAGGAGCGCGAGCGCGCCCGCTACGGACGGGTGGCGGTCGTCGCGGCGCAGGGGGCCCTGGACTTCACGGCGGCGGAGCGGGTGCTGTACGCGCTGGACGAGCCGGACCCGCAGGACACCGGTGCGGTGGTGCTGGATCTGCTGCGGGTGACGGACATCGACACCGTGGCGCGGGCGATGCTGCGCAGCGGGCTCGCCCGGCTCACGGCCGACGGCCGCCGGACCGCCGTCGCGGACCCTGACGGCCGCCTGCGGGAGGCGGGCGGCGGCGCCGGGGCGCCGCGCTGCTTCGCCACCCGTGAGGAGGCCGTGGCCTGGTGCACGGCGGAACCGGCGGGCTGAGCGTCAGGGCCTCAGGACGGGCCGGTCACCAGATGGCCTCCACCCACTCGGGGTGGTCGATGAACGGGTTCCGGTTGTGCTGGTACTGGTCGAATATGACGTCGTTGCGGCGCTTCTCGAAGCTGTCCGGCGGGTCCTGCTCGCTCCAGGCCTTCAGCACGGAGAGCCGGCCGATGTGCGGCTCGGAGCCGTTGGAGACGCTGTCGTTGGGTTCGAGGTCGGCGAAGGAGTCGTCCCCCTCGTAGCGCACGGCCATGTAGAGGATCATGCGGGCCACGTCGCCCTTGACCGCGTCACGCGGTTCGAAGGAATCGCTGTCGGTGTAGTTGCCCGGCGCCTCGCTCAGTTCGCTGCCGCCGTTGTCGAAGTCCTTGTTGCCGCGCACGGAGTTGACCGTGACGTCCTCGGGGCGCAGGTGGTGGATGTCGGTGCCGGGCCCGGTGGAGGTGCCGAAGTCACCGTGGGACTTGGCCCAGACGTGCTCCCGGTTCCACTGGTCGGCGCCGCCGCCGTTGTCGCTCTTGGGCTCGGAGCGGCCCGAGTACAGCAGGATCACGTTGGAGGAGTTGGCCGGGTCCTGGTCGGTGTCCTTCAGCGCGTCCCAGACCTGGCTGTAGGTGAGCTTGCTCTGGTCCTTGATGATCGTGTGCAGGGAGCTCTTGAGCGCGGTACCGGTCTTGCCGAGCGCGTCCTGGTAGTACGTGTCGTCCAGGGCCGACAGCCCGGTGGCGGCGGATGCCGGGGCGGGCAGGGTCGCGGCCGGTGCGGCGGCCGCGGTGCCGGCGAGCACCGCGAAGGCGGCCAGGGTGGCCAGCAGCGGGCGCCGGCCGGGAAGGTGACGACGGGACATGTGGGGTGTCCTCTCCGGAAATACGGGCACCGCGGCGCCGTCACGGGGTGGGGGACGGCTCCGCGGTGGTCGTGTTCGCTATGTGGTCAGCGGGAGCCTTCCACGCACACCGTGACGATGTGTGAACAGCGCGTACCTATCATGTGCAGGTCAAGTGAGGGCCGCCGCCGGGCATCGGATGCGCCGCCGTCGGGGGAGGGCGAGAATTGCCGCAAGGACGAGGAGGCGGCATGAGCGACGAGCCCGAATCCATATCCGTATCGCGGGGCGTGACCCCGGACAGCCTTCTGCACACCGGTGCCAGCGACGATCCGTCGCCGGAGGACCTGGTGCTCGCCTCCGGGCGGGACCTCACACCGCACAATCTCGAATGGGCCCAGCGCAGGCTGGCCCGGGAGGGCCGGGCGGCCATCGACAAGACGCTGCCCTAGGGAAGCTCCGCACCGTCGGCGCGGGCGGCCCCGGCCCCCGCGCCGACGGCGCGTGTGCGGGCGGCCGGCGCCGCTCGGTTAGCCTGAACGCACAATGAACCGTTTGACGACGTCAGGGGCCGGTTACGACCTCGCCCGATTTCCCGAGGACCCCCGCGACCCGTTCCGAGCCTGGGACGCGGCCGACGAATACCTGCTCCGGCATCTGGAAGGGGCCGACGGGGCGGAACCGGTGGGTCTGTCCGGCCGGGTCGTCGTGGTCGGTGACCGCTGGGGCGCGCTGAGCACCGTCCTGGCCGCGCACCACCCCGTACAGATCACCGACTCCTACCTCGCGCAGCGGGCGACGGCAGGCAACCTGGAGCGCAACGGGGCGGACGCCGGCGCCGTCACCCTGCTGTCCGCGCGCGACACCCCGCCGGACCGCGTCGACGTGCTGCTCGTACGCGTACCCAAGAGCCTCGCGCTCCTGGAGGACCAGCTGCACCGGCTGGCGCCCGCCGTCCACGAGGGCACCGTCGTCGTCGGCGCCGGCATGGTCAAGGAGATCCACACCTCCACCCTCAAGCTGTTCGAACGGATCATCGGCCCCACCCGCACCTCGCTCGCGGTCAAGAAGGCCCGGCTCATCCACTGCACGCCGGACCCGGCCCTGATCCGCACGCCCAGCCCCTGGCCGTACCGCTACGACCTCCCGGACGACGTCGGGGCCGTGTCCGGGCGCACCGTCACCAACCACGCCGGGATCTTCTGCGCCGAGCGGCTCGACATCGGCACCCGCTTCTTCCTCAAGCACCTGCCGGTGCGCAGCGGCCCCGACCGGGTCGTGGACCTCGGCTGCGGGAACGGGGTCGTGGGCCTGGCCGCCGCCCTCGCCAACCCCGAAGCCGTGCTCACCTTCATCGACGAGTCCTACCAGGCCGTCGCCTCGGCCGAGGCGACCTTCCGGGCCAACACCGGACCGGACGCCGAGGCCCGTTTCGTGGTCGGTGACGGGCTCGCCGGTGCCGAGCCGGGGAGCGCGGACCTGGTGCTCAACAACCCGCCCTTCCACTCGCACCAGGCCACCACCGACGCGACGGCCCGCACCATGTTCCACGGAGCACGCGGCGCGCTGCGCCAGGGCGGCGAACTCTGGGTGGTCGCCAACCGGCACCTCGGCCACCACACCCGGCTGCGCCGGATCTTCGGCAACTGCACCACGGTGGCGGGCGATCCCAAGTTCGTGGTGCTGCGCGCGGTCAAACGCTGACGCCCGCCGCCCGGCGGTCCACGCCCCTTCCGGATTCTTGCAACACGTTCTACTGTGTGCGCCGCCGCACACGGGCGACGCGACCGCGAGCATCCTGGAGGGGCCGTGCACCTCGAATACACGCCTGAACAGCAGAAGTTGCGCGCCGAACTGCGTACCTACTTCGCCGCCCTGGTCCCCGACAACGCCTACGCGCGCTACGCCGACCCGGCCGCCCAGAAGCGCTTCTACCGGGAGACCGTGCGGCGGCTCGGCGCCGACGGCTGGCTGGGCGTCGGCTGGCCCGCGGAGTACGGCGGACGGGGCCTGTCGCCCGTGGAGCAGTTCATCTTCTTCGACGAGGCGGCCCAGGCGGGTGTGCCGCTGCCGCTGATGGCGCTCAACACCGTCGGCCCGACGATCATGCAGTTCGGCACCGACGAGCAGAAGGCGTACTTCCTGCCCAGGGTCCTCGCCGGTGAGATCGACTTCGCGATCGGCTACAGCGAACCCGACGCCGGGACCGATCTCGCCGCCCTGAAGACGCGGGCGGTGCGCGACGGGGACAGCTATGTCGTCAACGGGCAGAAGATCTGGACGACCAACGGCGACACTGCCGACTGGGTCTGGCTCGCCGCCCGCACCGACCCGGACGCCCCGGCCCACAAGGGCATCACCATGCTCCTGGTCCCCACCTCCGACCCCGGCTACTCCTGCACCCTGATCAACACCCTCGCCTCGCACGACACCACCGCCAGCTACTACGAGGACATCCGCGTCCCCGTCTCCCGCCGTGTCGGCGAGGAGAACAAGGGCTGGCGGCTCATCACCAACCAGCTCAACCACGAACGCGTCACGCTCGCCGCGCACGGCACCATGGCCATCCGCGCCCTGCACAACGTCCGCCGCTGGGCCGCCGACACCCGCCTCGCCGACGGCCGCCGCGTCATCGACCTCGGCTGGGTCCGCACCCGCCTGGCCCGCACCCACGCCCGCCTGGACGCGATGAAACTCCTCAACTGGCAGATGGTGTCAGCCGTCCAGCACCACACCCTCACCCCGCAGGACGCCTCCGCCGTCAAGGTCTACGGCTCCGAGGCCCGCCGCGACGCCTACGCCTGGCTCATGGAGGTCGTCGGCTCGGCCGGCCCCCTCAAGGAGGGCTCGGCGGGCGCGGTCCTGCACGGTGAACTCGAACGCGGCTACCGGTCGGCCGTCATCTTCACCTTCGGCGGCGGCAACAACGAGATCCAGCGGGAGATCATCTCGTGGATCGGGCTGGGGATGCCGAGGGTGCGGCGCTGAGCGGGTGCCCGCGCCCGGCACCGCTCGCCGGGATGCCGCCCTGAGACGCGGCACCTCATGTGCCGCATACAACCCGTCACATAGCCTCAGGGGGAGACACACATGACGGCGTGCGTCTCGCTGCTCCGAGGAGGCGAAGGTGACCGGAACCGGCGTGCGGTGGCTCGCGGGTGTGCTGATCGTGGCCTGTGTGCTGGTCGCCGGCCCCAGCGCGCCCGGCGGGTTCCACATCGCCAAGCCGCTGCCGGCCGACGCCCCCCAGGAGGCCGTGCCGAACCGGGTGATGACGTGGAACATCTGCAATCCCTGCAAGGGGCGCAGCCAGAACGCCGGCCGGGCGGCGGAGATCGCCTCGTACGCGCCCCAGGTCATCGGCCTGCAAGAGGCGTGCGTGGGCGATGTCGAGCGGATCCGGGAGCAACTGCGCTATCTGTACGGGCTGGTCTACCACGTCGAGTACGGATCGGTGCTGAAGCGCTGGAGCCGGTGCGGGGGAGTGCCGTGGAGCCCGGGGGGCTTCGGCCAGGCCATCCTCTCGGCAGCTCCGATGACCGACCGGGTCAACGTGGAGTACCCCGACGGCGGTTCCGAGGACCGCGGGTACATGGCGGTCACCACCCTGGTGGACGGCAGGCCCGTCCGGGTCTTCAACACGCACCTGGCCCAGTTCGGTCAGGCATCGGTCCGCGCGAAGCAGACCGGTGTCCTGGCGAAGGCCGTCGCCCGGTACGACCGCACGATCGTCCTCGGGGACTTCAACGCGGTGCCGGATGCGCCCGAACTCGCCGGGATGTGGGGCCTTGCCACGGACGCGGACGCCGGCTGCGGCCCCTCTGCGGCCGGTGCGTGCGAGCCGACCACCGACTGGCGCAGCAAGTTCGACTACATCTTCCTGCGCGGTTTCACCCCGCTCGGGCAGCGGGTGCATCTCACCCCGTACTCGGACCACGACCTGGTGCAGGCCGATCTGAGGCGGTCGTAGCGGGGTCGGGCAGGGGCGGTTCTCAGCGGCGCCTGGCGGACATCGGAACCCCGTTCCTCGGCCGGATCGTGATCCGGGCCAGCAGGTCGACGGTGAAGCCGGGAACGGGCTCGAACTCCCAGTGCCGGCCCAGGGTGGCCAGCGCCATGACGCCCTCCATCCGCGAGAACGCGTTGCCGATGCACTGGCGGGGTCCGCCGCCGAAGGGGAGGTAGGCCAGCCGCGGGCGTCCGGGCCGTACCGCGTGTCCGGCGAGCTCGTCCGCCGCGTCGGCGGACGGCGGGGTCTCCAGCCAGCGCTGCGGGGCGAAGCGCTCCGGCTGCGGCCACCACCGGGGGTCGCGGTGGACCACCCACGGGAGGATCGCGACGAAGCTGTCCTTCGGGATCCGTCGGCCGCACACCTCGAACTCCTCCAGGGGGCGGCGGGCGACGCCCATGATCGGCGGGTAGAGGCGCATCGCCTCGGAGAGGACCGCGTCGGTCCAGACGAGGCGGGGCAGGTCCTCGACCGTGGGCAGCCGGTCCCCGAGCACCTCGTCGATCTCCGCGTGCATCCGCTCCCGTGCCTCGGGGTGGCTGCCGAGCAGGTGGTAGGCCCAGGTGAGCGCGCTCGCGGTGGTCTCGTGCCCGGCCATGAGGAGGGTGATCGCCTCGTCCCGTACCTGGGCGTCCTCCATCGGCTCCCCGGTGTCGGCGTCGCGCGCCGCGAGCAGCAGGGAGAGCAGGTCGGCGCCCTGGCCGTCGCCCCGTCTGCGCTCCGCCATGAGCTGGTGGATGATGGCGTGGACGGTGGCCCGGCCCGCGTAGAAGCGCTTGTTGCCGGGCAGCGGCAGCTTCGCCAGATGGCGGGCGAACGGCAGGGCGTCCCAGCGCAGCGGACCCTCG
It encodes the following:
- the glsA gene encoding glutaminase A produces the protein MSAATGAVTDALRDLHARFAAVDEGELADYIPQLALADPDAFGLALISMDGHRYGTGDADAPFTLQSVSKPFVYALALDLLGLDEVSRWVNAEPSGEAFNAISLERRTGRPANAMVNAGAIVTTALIPDAPGAPRFGRILDCLGRFAGRPLDVDERVYASEVVTGDRNRALAYLIRSNGPLPMDPVAAVETYFRQCSVRVTALDLAAMAATLANGGVNPLTGDTVVPEPVAAQVLAVMATCGMYDASGDWLLRVGLPAKSGVSGGLIAAGPARFGLAAYSPRLNPAGTSVRGQLAIASLSRRLGLHLMHNPALAGSTVTLVTTADDLPLAPREERERARYGRVAVVAAQGALDFTAAERVLYALDEPDPQDTGAVVLDLLRVTDIDTVARAMLRSGLARLTADGRRTAVADPDGRLREAGGGAGAPRCFATREEAVAWCTAEPAG
- a CDS encoding endonuclease — protein: MSRRHLPGRRPLLATLAAFAVLAGTAAAAPAATLPAPASAATGLSALDDTYYQDALGKTGTALKSSLHTIIKDQSKLTYSQVWDALKDTDQDPANSSNVILLYSGRSEPKSDNGGGADQWNREHVWAKSHGDFGTSTGPGTDIHHLRPEDVTVNSVRGNKDFDNGGSELSEAPGNYTDSDSFEPRDAVKGDVARMILYMAVRYEGDDSFADLEPNDSVSNGSEPHIGRLSVLKAWSEQDPPDSFEKRRNDVIFDQYQHNRNPFIDHPEWVEAIW
- a CDS encoding methyltransferase, with amino-acid sequence MNRLTTSGAGYDLARFPEDPRDPFRAWDAADEYLLRHLEGADGAEPVGLSGRVVVVGDRWGALSTVLAAHHPVQITDSYLAQRATAGNLERNGADAGAVTLLSARDTPPDRVDVLLVRVPKSLALLEDQLHRLAPAVHEGTVVVGAGMVKEIHTSTLKLFERIIGPTRTSLAVKKARLIHCTPDPALIRTPSPWPYRYDLPDDVGAVSGRTVTNHAGIFCAERLDIGTRFFLKHLPVRSGPDRVVDLGCGNGVVGLAAALANPEAVLTFIDESYQAVASAEATFRANTGPDAEARFVVGDGLAGAEPGSADLVLNNPPFHSHQATTDATARTMFHGARGALRQGGELWVVANRHLGHHTRLRRIFGNCTTVAGDPKFVVLRAVKR
- a CDS encoding acyl-CoA dehydrogenase family protein, translated to MHLEYTPEQQKLRAELRTYFAALVPDNAYARYADPAAQKRFYRETVRRLGADGWLGVGWPAEYGGRGLSPVEQFIFFDEAAQAGVPLPLMALNTVGPTIMQFGTDEQKAYFLPRVLAGEIDFAIGYSEPDAGTDLAALKTRAVRDGDSYVVNGQKIWTTNGDTADWVWLAARTDPDAPAHKGITMLLVPTSDPGYSCTLINTLASHDTTASYYEDIRVPVSRRVGEENKGWRLITNQLNHERVTLAAHGTMAIRALHNVRRWAADTRLADGRRVIDLGWVRTRLARTHARLDAMKLLNWQMVSAVQHHTLTPQDASAVKVYGSEARRDAYAWLMEVVGSAGPLKEGSAGAVLHGELERGYRSAVIFTFGGGNNEIQREIISWIGLGMPRVRR
- a CDS encoding endonuclease/exonuclease/phosphatase family protein — translated: MTGTGVRWLAGVLIVACVLVAGPSAPGGFHIAKPLPADAPQEAVPNRVMTWNICNPCKGRSQNAGRAAEIASYAPQVIGLQEACVGDVERIREQLRYLYGLVYHVEYGSVLKRWSRCGGVPWSPGGFGQAILSAAPMTDRVNVEYPDGGSEDRGYMAVTTLVDGRPVRVFNTHLAQFGQASVRAKQTGVLAKAVARYDRTIVLGDFNAVPDAPELAGMWGLATDADAGCGPSAAGACEPTTDWRSKFDYIFLRGFTPLGQRVHLTPYSDHDLVQADLRRS
- a CDS encoding cytochrome P450; this encodes MTQVSTAPPATGTAAPGPSGRLRALLAMSGNPLDYVTGLRDRYGPVVRIPLGWRDMYMISDPEAVHEVLVTSHRNFGKDVMSAGRGKWAAPLEVILGNGLVTSDGTFHRKQRRLIQPMFHHERIAGYGRAFAELSDALQSGWRDGDRLDLQVEMTELTLAIVARTLFGVSLDSEVARTIRTAVPRHEGPLRWDALPFARHLAKLPLPGNKRFYAGRATVHAIIHQLMAERRRGDGQGADLLSLLLAARDADTGEPMEDAQVRDEAITLLMAGHETTASALTWAYHLLGSHPEARERMHAEIDEVLGDRLPTVEDLPRLVWTDAVLSEAMRLYPPIMGVARRPLEEFEVCGRRIPKDSFVAILPWVVHRDPRWWPQPERFAPQRWLETPPSADAADELAGHAVRPGRPRLAYLPFGGGPRQCIGNAFSRMEGVMALATLGRHWEFEPVPGFTVDLLARITIRPRNGVPMSARRR